In the genome of Vibrio ziniensis, the window CGTGTGCGTTTGAGATCCCTTCTGTTTCTTATTTAAAAGAGGAACAATTTGGTCCGATTCTTCATATCGTACGTTTTAAATCATCTCAACTACCAAAACTGGTAGAAGAGATTAACGCGACCGGATACGGGTTAACTCTGGGTATCCACAGCCGTAATGAAACCACATATCGTTGGATTGAAAAACACGCCAAAACAGGTAACACATACATTAACCGCGATCAGGTTGGTGCTGTCGTGGGTGTTCAGCCTTTCGGTGGACAGGGTTTATCAGGAACAGGACCTAAAGCAGGTGGTCCGAATTATCTCTATCGATTCACTCAGGTTAACAACACGGAGGTTGTACTATGAGCCAACAAATACCTATGTTTGATGCAGCAAAAAAAGCGTTTGAGGATTGGTATCTGTCCGAGCCACAAGCACGCTGTCTCGTACTAGAAACGTTGAAGAAAAAAGTTCCATCTGAATTGGTGACAGCCTATGACTATCAGCTATCATTTGGCAAACAAATCGTTGAGAATTGCCAGTCGCTGATCAGCCCGACGGGTGAAACTAATGATCTATACATTCAGGGGCGCGGTGTTGCTGTTCTTCTTATTGATTCAGCAGATAAAAGCTCTCGTCAGGCAACAATAGCCATGTTGGTTTCAATGTTGATCGCAGGCAACAGCGTTGTCGCCTGTACAGATGATAAAGAGTTAACAAAGTTATTCTCCAATCTGGCTGAGAACTCAGAGATGCCAGCAAATCTGTTACAAGTATGCAGCCGTGATAACTACTCTGCTTTGATACATCAGGATATTCGCAACTTTGCTCTTATTGGCAACTCGCAGACGGCTATTGAGATAAACAAGGAACTGGCAGCCAAACCTAACGCGATTACTTCGCTGGTGTCAGAAACAGATTTAATTACTTTGCCAAATTCGAAAGATCCGATGCTGACATTAAGGTTCGCTACAGAAAGAGTTCGCACTATTAATATCACTGCTATTGGTGGTAACGCGATGTTGATGGAATTGGGGAGCGACAAACACTAATCGTGTCCACCGAATAGGACAAAACCTATAAACCTGCGTGCCATAAATGGCTCGCAGGCATTTTCGCCATGAGGGGAAGGCTAATGCTAGCTATAGCGCTTTTTATACTGAGACGGAGAGATACCTTCTAGTTTTGTGAAAGCATGTGTAAAGGCGCTCTGTCCTGAAAAGCCTGTTATATCTGAAACATAGTTAAGGTTAAAAGTATTGTTTTCAATAAGTCTCTTCGCGTATTCAACCCTCTTTGCCAACACGTACTGATGTGGTGTAACACCAGTCTGCTTTTTGAACTGGTTGAAAAACTGGCTTTCACTTAAAAATACACTGCCGGCTAACTGATTTACTGAGATTCTGTTTTGGATGTGTTTTTCAATATAACTATCAACCACATCTAGATCCAACCGCCCTATCCTGCTGTATGTCTGAAACGGGCAAATATGCTTGAGAAGAAGCGCAATAATCGTATGGCTGCAGGCCTGAGCCAACAATAAATCATCAGGACTGGTGTGAACCTCCTCTCCCAGCATTTGAATAAGCTGAATGGTTTTAGAGCTCATGCCGAAATAGCAGTCAGATTCAGATAATTGGTACATCTGATTGATAGCGGGATAACTACTCTGCGAATCTCTGGTCACATTCAGTACCAGTATCTCTGAAGGTTTATCAATACCACCAAAGACATGGGTTGAATCCGGCGAAACAACACAACCCTGACCTGGCTCTATGCGATTACCAACGCCACTGACATCAAACTCGACACTACCCTTTAAGCCAATAACGACCTGCATGTAATTATGAGCGTGACCCGCGATCTCAGTAGAAAGAGTAATATGTTCTGCGGGTTTGGGGGCGGGTTTAAAGCAAGGCTCTATCTGCTGTCCAT includes:
- a CDS encoding AraC family transcriptional regulator codes for the protein MIYGQQIEPCFKPAPKPAEHITLSTEIAGHAHNYMQVVIGLKGSVEFDVSGVGNRIEPGQGCVVSPDSTHVFGGIDKPSEILVLNVTRDSQSSYPAINQMYQLSESDCYFGMSSKTIQLIQMLGEEVHTSPDDLLLAQACSHTIIALLLKHICPFQTYSRIGRLDLDVVDSYIEKHIQNRISVNQLAGSVFLSESQFFNQFKKQTGVTPHQYVLAKRVEYAKRLIENNTFNLNYVSDITGFSGQSAFTHAFTKLEGISPSQYKKRYS
- a CDS encoding 1-pyrroline-5-carboxylate dehydrogenase; this translates as MSQQIPMFDAAKKAFEDWYLSEPQARCLVLETLKKKVPSELVTAYDYQLSFGKQIVENCQSLISPTGETNDLYIQGRGVAVLLIDSADKSSRQATIAMLVSMLIAGNSVVACTDDKELTKLFSNLAENSEMPANLLQVCSRDNYSALIHQDIRNFALIGNSQTAIEINKELAAKPNAITSLVSETDLITLPNSKDPMLTLRFATERVRTINITAIGGNAMLMELGSDKH